Proteins from a single region of Gasterosteus aculeatus chromosome 20, fGasAcu3.hap1.1, whole genome shotgun sequence:
- the otoa gene encoding otoancorin isoform X1, whose translation MLCSKLRGAGWVTREVTITTPPQRRKHKTGDRLSHMAPKGGTFSFLLVVGCSAFAAPPDGMPRNKCDFKGVAEKMMKKCQTKGYPEPEMMQLGTFFNNTDFLMAARNSEQSGSFMSTFLNVLYSVTPDGVNERKNKTWNFRNLASMLRLMENSSEASACYMQAFVAPLCWKTLTTQNDDNMTADEYDALLRAAKPALQNMLFTGMDLPTDIGRGRNLEKIMEMLMEVYDAMSEDQRTQVVRWVKEQITQKYFNCTTRPPSEPRSMLMESCKLSLKWLNSEALTMMGPFVSCLATEDVNSSPNKQLCGFFHSAQFQSTMSNISNINPSLGETFLQRFQECFSGEQEFAENVDKLGILACYFSPAADLTPDLSGKLLSELNSCDDFSNPKITKLKKRLVKSLMSDTNVTKALGRLGRSLAFLSPKQLSEIPDNQLKGFLKNMGADVQWTKGQQRAVVDKLLCSKCVDVPIEELVDLQAFAGGLPASALKRVKSLPPFQEGLKNLTMRMKKGQLVAMLQGLLGEMGLSELVQKLSGPLLRRLPLSKLEEADVLSFLSLDTVSEKMWSMPQAAFLAKQMHEQKKFRWRPYSFLRGVTCEMIDNVADKDMQDMAEAMNQTSLLLSKGQAGCAARKLFATKEKERADYFQTITEEEMNNISTYLLLHLPPLKLRNLPASVCPAFLNKMQEADLSSLPPRSPSRPALTQRALRCLVQRPGVSALTGEDVRRLGPLLCELQPSQLLLVAPDVLNSSLRQMASCQHIPQGHTADVIRLVTQTFGDPSYWSAETMEAVGPLLLLDDDATFALPYKSWMKDVLYSLKSGMHHPSNALRRKLFDLITTTTNTSNAGVTSSDGKEITVDLIEELGMDNVYWTYTQLALMSNETFLDALETLGAVSDYKSDQLAVLSRRVTEAFGPVSQMTESVVMQMGCITRGFSNADLQKLPFSLDALEEIAKCGWNDSQMEPVWRGVSAYNNLTAQRLGAAEMVALSQFICGLSSTELQQLSVDAFKDAVGSMDGVQCSSEVTQQMRSIAVSAFGNPNTWTEAQVSELGNIIAGLDSTELSSLDPAVFSFISKSCVPLLQHLHALSAVQVEALGPDNAAMVTSEQRAALSDEQLAALERAVTGSPEQTQRSGQSGTPSLNVEAISAFVKPFLLLLTAFLLL comes from the exons ATGTTATGTTCTAAACTCCGTGGAGCTGGATGGGTAACAAGGGAGGTAActatcacaacccccccccagaggAGGAAGCATAAAACTGGAG ACAGACTTTCCCACATGGCCCCAAAAGGAGGAACGTTTTCCTTTCTGCTCGTTGTGGGCTGTTCGGCCTTTG CTGCACCACCAGACGGGATGCCTCGAAATAAATGTGACTTCAAAGGCGTTGCAGAGAAAATG ATGAAGAAGTGCCAGACTAAGG GGTACCCCGAGCCTGAGATGATGCAGCTGGGAACCTTCTTCAATAACAC TGACTTTCTTATGGCAGCGAGAAACTCTGAGCAATCCGGCAGCTTCATGTCCACTTTCCTCAATGTCCTGTATTCTGTTACTCCTGACGGGGTCAACGAAAGG AAAAACAAGACGTGGAATTTCAGGAATCTTGCCAGCATGCTCCGGCTGATGGAGAACTCCTCT GAGGCCTCCGCGTGTTACATGCAGGCCTTTGTGGCGCCTCTGTGCTGGAAGACTTTGACCACACAGAACGACGACAACATGACGGCAGACGAGTATGACGCGCTGCTCCGGGCTGCCAAACCTGCTCTGCAGAATATGCTTTTTACTGGAATGGACCTTCCCACTGATATAGGAAGAGGCCGAAACCTGGAAAAGAT AATGGAGATGCTGATGGAGGTGTATGATGCCATGTCTGAAGACCAAAGGACTCAGGTGGTGAGATGGGTGAAGGAGCAGATCACACAGAAGTACTTCAACTGTACAACCAGGCCTCCGTCTGAGCCGAGATCAA TGCTGATGGAGAGCTGCAAACTTTCACTGAAATGGCTCAACTCGGAGGCGTTGACCATGATGGGACCTTTCGTCTCCTGTTTAGCGACTGAAGACGTCAATTCTTCTCCCAACAAACAG CTGTGTGGATTTTTCCACTCAGCCCAGTTCCAATCCACTATGAGTAACATCTCTAATATCAATCCAAGCCTGGGCGAGACGTTTCTCCAAAGGTTTCAAGAGTGCTTCAGTGGAGAGCAGGAGTTTGCTGAGAATGTGGACAA GCTCGGCATACTGGCCTGTTATTTCTCCCCTGCTGCAGACTTGACCCCCGACCTTAGCGGGAAGCTCCTCTCCGAGCTCAACAGCTGTGATGATTTCAGCAACCCCAAGATTACAAAG CTGAAGAAGCGTCTGGTCAAGTCTTTGATGTCCGATACAAACGTCACCAAAGCACTGGGCAGGCTGGGCAGAAGTCTCGCCTTCCTGTCTCCCAAACAGCTGTCTGAGATTCCCGACAATCAACTCAAGGGATTCCTCAAAAACATGGGAGCCGACGTCCAATGGACGAAGGGCCAGCAGCGCGCCGTGGTCGACAAGCTGCTCTGCAGCAAG TGTGTCGACGTGCCCATTGAGGAGCTCGTGGACCTTCAGGCGTTTGCAGGTGGTTTGCCGGCCAGTGCGCTCAAGCGCGTCAAGAGCCTGCCGCCGTTTCAAGAGGGCCTGAAGAACTTGACCATGCGGATGAAGAAGGGGCAGCTGGTGGCCATGCTGCAGGGG TTGCTCGGGGAAATGGGCCTTTCGGAGCTGGTGCAGAAGTTGTCCGGTCCTTTGCTTCGCAGGCTTCCTCTAAGCAAACTGGAGGAAGCCGAcgtcctttccttcctctccttggACACAGTGAGCGAGAAAATGTGGTCGATGCCACAG GCGGCTTTCCTGGCAAAACAGATGCATGAACAAAAGAAGTTTCGATG GAGGCCGTATTCATTCCTTCGGGGAGTCACCTGTGAGATGATCGACAATGTAGCAGACAAGGATATGCAAGACATGGCTGAGGCCATGAACCAGACTTCACTGTTGCTCTCCAAAGGGCag GCGGGATGTGCAGCCAGAAAGCTCTTTGCCACGAAGGAGAAAGAGCGAGCCGACTATTTCCAAACCATCACTGAGGAGGAGATGAACAATATTTCGACATACCTACTTCTTCACCTGCC GCCACTGAAGCTGAGGAATTTGCCCGCCTCTGTGTGCCCTGCCTTCCTCAACAAGATGCAAGAGGCTGACCTGAGCTCGTTGCCTCCTCGTTCGCCGTCCCGCCCCGCACTGACCCAGAGGGCCCTGCGCTGCCTGGTCCAG CGTCCAGGCGTGTCTGCACTGACAGGGGAAGATGTGCGAAGGCTCGGCCCGCTTCTATGTGAGCTTCAGCCTTCCCAGCTGCTCCTCGTGGCCCCAGATGTCCTCAACTCCAGCCTCCGGCAGATGGCTTCCTGCCAGCACATTCCTCAAGGCCACACGGCAGATGTGATCCGGCTGGTCACGCAGACGTTCGG GGATCCATCGTATTGGTCAGCTGAGACGATGGAAGCAGTTggtcctcttctccttctggaTGACGACGCCACGTTCGCCCTGCCCTACAAG TCGTGGATGAAGGACGTTCTGTATTCCCTGAAGTCGGGCATGCACCACCCCTCCAATGCCCTTAGAAGAAAACTATTTGAtctcatcaccaccaccaccaacacgtcAAATGCAGGAG tcacCAGTAGTGATGGTAAAGAAATAACCGTGGACCTGATTGAAGAACTGGGAATGGACAACGTCTACTGGACATACACACAGCTTGCTCTGATGTCAAACGAAACCTTCCTCGATGCTTTAGAAACACTCGGCGCCGTCTCTGACTACAAGTCGGATCAACTGGCCGTGCTTAGTAGAAGAGTGACTGAG GCTTTTGGCCCCGTGTCACAGATGACGGAGAGCGTGGTGATGCAGATGGGATGCATAACTCGGGGCTTCTCCAATGCGGACCTGCAGAAGCTCCCCTTCTCGCTGGACGCTCTGGAGGAAATTGCTAAATGTGGCTGGAATGATTCACAG ATGGAGCCGGTGTGGAGGGGGGTTTCTGCATACAACAACCTGACGGCGCAGCGTCTGGGCGCTGCAGAGATGGTCGCTCTGAGCCAGTTCATCTGCGGCCTGAGCTCCACGGAGCTCCAACAGCTCAGCGTGGACGCCTTCAA GGACGCTGTGGGCTCAATGGATGGTGTTCAATGCTCCTCTGAGGTCACACAGCAGATGAGAAGTATTGCTGTGTCAGCCTTTGGAAACCCAAACACCTGGACGGAAGCACAGGTGTCGGAGCTGGGCAACATCATTG CTGGGTTGGATTCAACCGAGTTGTCTTCTTTAGACCCGGCTGTCTTCTCTTTTATCAGCAAGTCCTGCGTCCCGCTCTTACAACATTTACAC GCACTCTCTGCGGTTCAGGTTGAGGCTCTCGGACCCGACAACGCTGCCATGGTTACCAGTGAACAGCGAGCCGCGCTGAGTGACGAGCAGCTGGCCGCTCTTGAAAGGGCAGTGACGGGGTCACCTGAGCAAACACAGAGATCCGGCCAGTCAG GTACTCCATCGCTGAATGTTGAGGCAATCTCGGCTTTCGTGAAGCCCTTCCTGTTACTCCTCACGGCGTTCCTGCTGCTGTGA
- the otoa gene encoding otoancorin isoform X3, producing the protein MAPKGGTFSFLLVVGCSAFAAPPDGMPRNKCDFKGVAEKMMKKCQTKGYPEPEMMQLGTFFNNTDFLMAARNSEQSGSFMSTFLNVLYSVTPDGVNERKNKTWNFRNLASMLRLMENSSEASACYMQAFVAPLCWKTLTTQNDDNMTADEYDALLRAAKPALQNMLFTGMDLPTDIGRGRNLEKIMEMLMEVYDAMSEDQRTQVVRWVKEQITQKYFNCTTRPPSEPRSMLMESCKLSLKWLNSEALTMMGPFVSCLATEDVNSSPNKQLCGFFHSAQFQSTMSNISNINPSLGETFLQRFQECFSGEQEFAENVDKLGILACYFSPAADLTPDLSGKLLSELNSCDDFSNPKITKLKKRLVKSLMSDTNVTKALGRLGRSLAFLSPKQLSEIPDNQLKGFLKNMGADVQWTKGQQRAVVDKLLCSKCVDVPIEELVDLQAFAGGLPASALKRVKSLPPFQEGLKNLTMRMKKGQLVAMLQGLLGEMGLSELVQKLSGPLLRRLPLSKLEEADVLSFLSLDTVSEKMWSMPQAAFLAKQMHEQKKFRWRPYSFLRGVTCEMIDNVADKDMQDMAEAMNQTSLLLSKGQAGCAARKLFATKEKERADYFQTITEEEMNNISTYLLLHLPPLKLRNLPASVCPAFLNKMQEADLSSLPPRSPSRPALTQRALRCLVQRPGVSALTGEDVRRLGPLLCELQPSQLLLVAPDVLNSSLRQMASCQHIPQGHTADVIRLVTQTFGDPSYWSAETMEAVGPLLLLDDDATFALPYKSWMKDVLYSLKSGMHHPSNALRRKLFDLITTTTNTSNAGVTSSDGKEITVDLIEELGMDNVYWTYTQLALMSNETFLDALETLGAVSDYKSDQLAVLSRRVTEAFGPVSQMTESVVMQMGCITRGFSNADLQKLPFSLDALEEIAKCGWNDSQMEPVWRGVSAYNNLTAQRLGAAEMVALSQFICGLSSTELQQLSVDAFKDAVGSMDGVQCSSEVTQQMRSIAVSAFGNPNTWTEAQVSELGNIIAGLDSTELSSLDPAVFSFISKSCVPLLQHLHALSAVQVEALGPDNAAMVTSEQRAALSDEQLAALERAVTGSPEQTQRSGQSGTPSLNVEAISAFVKPFLLLLTAFLLL; encoded by the exons ATGGCCCCAAAAGGAGGAACGTTTTCCTTTCTGCTCGTTGTGGGCTGTTCGGCCTTTG CTGCACCACCAGACGGGATGCCTCGAAATAAATGTGACTTCAAAGGCGTTGCAGAGAAAATG ATGAAGAAGTGCCAGACTAAGG GGTACCCCGAGCCTGAGATGATGCAGCTGGGAACCTTCTTCAATAACAC TGACTTTCTTATGGCAGCGAGAAACTCTGAGCAATCCGGCAGCTTCATGTCCACTTTCCTCAATGTCCTGTATTCTGTTACTCCTGACGGGGTCAACGAAAGG AAAAACAAGACGTGGAATTTCAGGAATCTTGCCAGCATGCTCCGGCTGATGGAGAACTCCTCT GAGGCCTCCGCGTGTTACATGCAGGCCTTTGTGGCGCCTCTGTGCTGGAAGACTTTGACCACACAGAACGACGACAACATGACGGCAGACGAGTATGACGCGCTGCTCCGGGCTGCCAAACCTGCTCTGCAGAATATGCTTTTTACTGGAATGGACCTTCCCACTGATATAGGAAGAGGCCGAAACCTGGAAAAGAT AATGGAGATGCTGATGGAGGTGTATGATGCCATGTCTGAAGACCAAAGGACTCAGGTGGTGAGATGGGTGAAGGAGCAGATCACACAGAAGTACTTCAACTGTACAACCAGGCCTCCGTCTGAGCCGAGATCAA TGCTGATGGAGAGCTGCAAACTTTCACTGAAATGGCTCAACTCGGAGGCGTTGACCATGATGGGACCTTTCGTCTCCTGTTTAGCGACTGAAGACGTCAATTCTTCTCCCAACAAACAG CTGTGTGGATTTTTCCACTCAGCCCAGTTCCAATCCACTATGAGTAACATCTCTAATATCAATCCAAGCCTGGGCGAGACGTTTCTCCAAAGGTTTCAAGAGTGCTTCAGTGGAGAGCAGGAGTTTGCTGAGAATGTGGACAA GCTCGGCATACTGGCCTGTTATTTCTCCCCTGCTGCAGACTTGACCCCCGACCTTAGCGGGAAGCTCCTCTCCGAGCTCAACAGCTGTGATGATTTCAGCAACCCCAAGATTACAAAG CTGAAGAAGCGTCTGGTCAAGTCTTTGATGTCCGATACAAACGTCACCAAAGCACTGGGCAGGCTGGGCAGAAGTCTCGCCTTCCTGTCTCCCAAACAGCTGTCTGAGATTCCCGACAATCAACTCAAGGGATTCCTCAAAAACATGGGAGCCGACGTCCAATGGACGAAGGGCCAGCAGCGCGCCGTGGTCGACAAGCTGCTCTGCAGCAAG TGTGTCGACGTGCCCATTGAGGAGCTCGTGGACCTTCAGGCGTTTGCAGGTGGTTTGCCGGCCAGTGCGCTCAAGCGCGTCAAGAGCCTGCCGCCGTTTCAAGAGGGCCTGAAGAACTTGACCATGCGGATGAAGAAGGGGCAGCTGGTGGCCATGCTGCAGGGG TTGCTCGGGGAAATGGGCCTTTCGGAGCTGGTGCAGAAGTTGTCCGGTCCTTTGCTTCGCAGGCTTCCTCTAAGCAAACTGGAGGAAGCCGAcgtcctttccttcctctccttggACACAGTGAGCGAGAAAATGTGGTCGATGCCACAG GCGGCTTTCCTGGCAAAACAGATGCATGAACAAAAGAAGTTTCGATG GAGGCCGTATTCATTCCTTCGGGGAGTCACCTGTGAGATGATCGACAATGTAGCAGACAAGGATATGCAAGACATGGCTGAGGCCATGAACCAGACTTCACTGTTGCTCTCCAAAGGGCag GCGGGATGTGCAGCCAGAAAGCTCTTTGCCACGAAGGAGAAAGAGCGAGCCGACTATTTCCAAACCATCACTGAGGAGGAGATGAACAATATTTCGACATACCTACTTCTTCACCTGCC GCCACTGAAGCTGAGGAATTTGCCCGCCTCTGTGTGCCCTGCCTTCCTCAACAAGATGCAAGAGGCTGACCTGAGCTCGTTGCCTCCTCGTTCGCCGTCCCGCCCCGCACTGACCCAGAGGGCCCTGCGCTGCCTGGTCCAG CGTCCAGGCGTGTCTGCACTGACAGGGGAAGATGTGCGAAGGCTCGGCCCGCTTCTATGTGAGCTTCAGCCTTCCCAGCTGCTCCTCGTGGCCCCAGATGTCCTCAACTCCAGCCTCCGGCAGATGGCTTCCTGCCAGCACATTCCTCAAGGCCACACGGCAGATGTGATCCGGCTGGTCACGCAGACGTTCGG GGATCCATCGTATTGGTCAGCTGAGACGATGGAAGCAGTTggtcctcttctccttctggaTGACGACGCCACGTTCGCCCTGCCCTACAAG TCGTGGATGAAGGACGTTCTGTATTCCCTGAAGTCGGGCATGCACCACCCCTCCAATGCCCTTAGAAGAAAACTATTTGAtctcatcaccaccaccaccaacacgtcAAATGCAGGAG tcacCAGTAGTGATGGTAAAGAAATAACCGTGGACCTGATTGAAGAACTGGGAATGGACAACGTCTACTGGACATACACACAGCTTGCTCTGATGTCAAACGAAACCTTCCTCGATGCTTTAGAAACACTCGGCGCCGTCTCTGACTACAAGTCGGATCAACTGGCCGTGCTTAGTAGAAGAGTGACTGAG GCTTTTGGCCCCGTGTCACAGATGACGGAGAGCGTGGTGATGCAGATGGGATGCATAACTCGGGGCTTCTCCAATGCGGACCTGCAGAAGCTCCCCTTCTCGCTGGACGCTCTGGAGGAAATTGCTAAATGTGGCTGGAATGATTCACAG ATGGAGCCGGTGTGGAGGGGGGTTTCTGCATACAACAACCTGACGGCGCAGCGTCTGGGCGCTGCAGAGATGGTCGCTCTGAGCCAGTTCATCTGCGGCCTGAGCTCCACGGAGCTCCAACAGCTCAGCGTGGACGCCTTCAA GGACGCTGTGGGCTCAATGGATGGTGTTCAATGCTCCTCTGAGGTCACACAGCAGATGAGAAGTATTGCTGTGTCAGCCTTTGGAAACCCAAACACCTGGACGGAAGCACAGGTGTCGGAGCTGGGCAACATCATTG CTGGGTTGGATTCAACCGAGTTGTCTTCTTTAGACCCGGCTGTCTTCTCTTTTATCAGCAAGTCCTGCGTCCCGCTCTTACAACATTTACAC GCACTCTCTGCGGTTCAGGTTGAGGCTCTCGGACCCGACAACGCTGCCATGGTTACCAGTGAACAGCGAGCCGCGCTGAGTGACGAGCAGCTGGCCGCTCTTGAAAGGGCAGTGACGGGGTCACCTGAGCAAACACAGAGATCCGGCCAGTCAG GTACTCCATCGCTGAATGTTGAGGCAATCTCGGCTTTCGTGAAGCCCTTCCTGTTACTCCTCACGGCGTTCCTGCTGCTGTGA
- the otoa gene encoding otoancorin isoform X2 codes for MLQKSTALQKAKYAGQMTSFNSSSTDRLSHMAPKGGTFSFLLVVGCSAFAAPPDGMPRNKCDFKGVAEKMMKKCQTKGYPEPEMMQLGTFFNNTDFLMAARNSEQSGSFMSTFLNVLYSVTPDGVNERKNKTWNFRNLASMLRLMENSSEASACYMQAFVAPLCWKTLTTQNDDNMTADEYDALLRAAKPALQNMLFTGMDLPTDIGRGRNLEKIMEMLMEVYDAMSEDQRTQVVRWVKEQITQKYFNCTTRPPSEPRSMLMESCKLSLKWLNSEALTMMGPFVSCLATEDVNSSPNKQLCGFFHSAQFQSTMSNISNINPSLGETFLQRFQECFSGEQEFAENVDKLGILACYFSPAADLTPDLSGKLLSELNSCDDFSNPKITKLKKRLVKSLMSDTNVTKALGRLGRSLAFLSPKQLSEIPDNQLKGFLKNMGADVQWTKGQQRAVVDKLLCSKCVDVPIEELVDLQAFAGGLPASALKRVKSLPPFQEGLKNLTMRMKKGQLVAMLQGLLGEMGLSELVQKLSGPLLRRLPLSKLEEADVLSFLSLDTVSEKMWSMPQAAFLAKQMHEQKKFRWRPYSFLRGVTCEMIDNVADKDMQDMAEAMNQTSLLLSKGQAGCAARKLFATKEKERADYFQTITEEEMNNISTYLLLHLPPLKLRNLPASVCPAFLNKMQEADLSSLPPRSPSRPALTQRALRCLVQRPGVSALTGEDVRRLGPLLCELQPSQLLLVAPDVLNSSLRQMASCQHIPQGHTADVIRLVTQTFGDPSYWSAETMEAVGPLLLLDDDATFALPYKSWMKDVLYSLKSGMHHPSNALRRKLFDLITTTTNTSNAGVTSSDGKEITVDLIEELGMDNVYWTYTQLALMSNETFLDALETLGAVSDYKSDQLAVLSRRVTEAFGPVSQMTESVVMQMGCITRGFSNADLQKLPFSLDALEEIAKCGWNDSQMEPVWRGVSAYNNLTAQRLGAAEMVALSQFICGLSSTELQQLSVDAFKDAVGSMDGVQCSSEVTQQMRSIAVSAFGNPNTWTEAQVSELGNIIAGLDSTELSSLDPAVFSFISKSCVPLLQHLHALSAVQVEALGPDNAAMVTSEQRAALSDEQLAALERAVTGSPEQTQRSGQSGTPSLNVEAISAFVKPFLLLLTAFLLL; via the exons ATGTTACAGAAAAGTACAGCATTACAAAAGGCAAAGTACGCGGGTCAAATGACTTCTTTTAACTCATCTTCAACAGACAGACTTTCCCACATGGCCCCAAAAGGAGGAACGTTTTCCTTTCTGCTCGTTGTGGGCTGTTCGGCCTTTG CTGCACCACCAGACGGGATGCCTCGAAATAAATGTGACTTCAAAGGCGTTGCAGAGAAAATG ATGAAGAAGTGCCAGACTAAGG GGTACCCCGAGCCTGAGATGATGCAGCTGGGAACCTTCTTCAATAACAC TGACTTTCTTATGGCAGCGAGAAACTCTGAGCAATCCGGCAGCTTCATGTCCACTTTCCTCAATGTCCTGTATTCTGTTACTCCTGACGGGGTCAACGAAAGG AAAAACAAGACGTGGAATTTCAGGAATCTTGCCAGCATGCTCCGGCTGATGGAGAACTCCTCT GAGGCCTCCGCGTGTTACATGCAGGCCTTTGTGGCGCCTCTGTGCTGGAAGACTTTGACCACACAGAACGACGACAACATGACGGCAGACGAGTATGACGCGCTGCTCCGGGCTGCCAAACCTGCTCTGCAGAATATGCTTTTTACTGGAATGGACCTTCCCACTGATATAGGAAGAGGCCGAAACCTGGAAAAGAT AATGGAGATGCTGATGGAGGTGTATGATGCCATGTCTGAAGACCAAAGGACTCAGGTGGTGAGATGGGTGAAGGAGCAGATCACACAGAAGTACTTCAACTGTACAACCAGGCCTCCGTCTGAGCCGAGATCAA TGCTGATGGAGAGCTGCAAACTTTCACTGAAATGGCTCAACTCGGAGGCGTTGACCATGATGGGACCTTTCGTCTCCTGTTTAGCGACTGAAGACGTCAATTCTTCTCCCAACAAACAG CTGTGTGGATTTTTCCACTCAGCCCAGTTCCAATCCACTATGAGTAACATCTCTAATATCAATCCAAGCCTGGGCGAGACGTTTCTCCAAAGGTTTCAAGAGTGCTTCAGTGGAGAGCAGGAGTTTGCTGAGAATGTGGACAA GCTCGGCATACTGGCCTGTTATTTCTCCCCTGCTGCAGACTTGACCCCCGACCTTAGCGGGAAGCTCCTCTCCGAGCTCAACAGCTGTGATGATTTCAGCAACCCCAAGATTACAAAG CTGAAGAAGCGTCTGGTCAAGTCTTTGATGTCCGATACAAACGTCACCAAAGCACTGGGCAGGCTGGGCAGAAGTCTCGCCTTCCTGTCTCCCAAACAGCTGTCTGAGATTCCCGACAATCAACTCAAGGGATTCCTCAAAAACATGGGAGCCGACGTCCAATGGACGAAGGGCCAGCAGCGCGCCGTGGTCGACAAGCTGCTCTGCAGCAAG TGTGTCGACGTGCCCATTGAGGAGCTCGTGGACCTTCAGGCGTTTGCAGGTGGTTTGCCGGCCAGTGCGCTCAAGCGCGTCAAGAGCCTGCCGCCGTTTCAAGAGGGCCTGAAGAACTTGACCATGCGGATGAAGAAGGGGCAGCTGGTGGCCATGCTGCAGGGG TTGCTCGGGGAAATGGGCCTTTCGGAGCTGGTGCAGAAGTTGTCCGGTCCTTTGCTTCGCAGGCTTCCTCTAAGCAAACTGGAGGAAGCCGAcgtcctttccttcctctccttggACACAGTGAGCGAGAAAATGTGGTCGATGCCACAG GCGGCTTTCCTGGCAAAACAGATGCATGAACAAAAGAAGTTTCGATG GAGGCCGTATTCATTCCTTCGGGGAGTCACCTGTGAGATGATCGACAATGTAGCAGACAAGGATATGCAAGACATGGCTGAGGCCATGAACCAGACTTCACTGTTGCTCTCCAAAGGGCag GCGGGATGTGCAGCCAGAAAGCTCTTTGCCACGAAGGAGAAAGAGCGAGCCGACTATTTCCAAACCATCACTGAGGAGGAGATGAACAATATTTCGACATACCTACTTCTTCACCTGCC GCCACTGAAGCTGAGGAATTTGCCCGCCTCTGTGTGCCCTGCCTTCCTCAACAAGATGCAAGAGGCTGACCTGAGCTCGTTGCCTCCTCGTTCGCCGTCCCGCCCCGCACTGACCCAGAGGGCCCTGCGCTGCCTGGTCCAG CGTCCAGGCGTGTCTGCACTGACAGGGGAAGATGTGCGAAGGCTCGGCCCGCTTCTATGTGAGCTTCAGCCTTCCCAGCTGCTCCTCGTGGCCCCAGATGTCCTCAACTCCAGCCTCCGGCAGATGGCTTCCTGCCAGCACATTCCTCAAGGCCACACGGCAGATGTGATCCGGCTGGTCACGCAGACGTTCGG GGATCCATCGTATTGGTCAGCTGAGACGATGGAAGCAGTTggtcctcttctccttctggaTGACGACGCCACGTTCGCCCTGCCCTACAAG TCGTGGATGAAGGACGTTCTGTATTCCCTGAAGTCGGGCATGCACCACCCCTCCAATGCCCTTAGAAGAAAACTATTTGAtctcatcaccaccaccaccaacacgtcAAATGCAGGAG tcacCAGTAGTGATGGTAAAGAAATAACCGTGGACCTGATTGAAGAACTGGGAATGGACAACGTCTACTGGACATACACACAGCTTGCTCTGATGTCAAACGAAACCTTCCTCGATGCTTTAGAAACACTCGGCGCCGTCTCTGACTACAAGTCGGATCAACTGGCCGTGCTTAGTAGAAGAGTGACTGAG GCTTTTGGCCCCGTGTCACAGATGACGGAGAGCGTGGTGATGCAGATGGGATGCATAACTCGGGGCTTCTCCAATGCGGACCTGCAGAAGCTCCCCTTCTCGCTGGACGCTCTGGAGGAAATTGCTAAATGTGGCTGGAATGATTCACAG ATGGAGCCGGTGTGGAGGGGGGTTTCTGCATACAACAACCTGACGGCGCAGCGTCTGGGCGCTGCAGAGATGGTCGCTCTGAGCCAGTTCATCTGCGGCCTGAGCTCCACGGAGCTCCAACAGCTCAGCGTGGACGCCTTCAA GGACGCTGTGGGCTCAATGGATGGTGTTCAATGCTCCTCTGAGGTCACACAGCAGATGAGAAGTATTGCTGTGTCAGCCTTTGGAAACCCAAACACCTGGACGGAAGCACAGGTGTCGGAGCTGGGCAACATCATTG CTGGGTTGGATTCAACCGAGTTGTCTTCTTTAGACCCGGCTGTCTTCTCTTTTATCAGCAAGTCCTGCGTCCCGCTCTTACAACATTTACAC GCACTCTCTGCGGTTCAGGTTGAGGCTCTCGGACCCGACAACGCTGCCATGGTTACCAGTGAACAGCGAGCCGCGCTGAGTGACGAGCAGCTGGCCGCTCTTGAAAGGGCAGTGACGGGGTCACCTGAGCAAACACAGAGATCCGGCCAGTCAG GTACTCCATCGCTGAATGTTGAGGCAATCTCGGCTTTCGTGAAGCCCTTCCTGTTACTCCTCACGGCGTTCCTGCTGCTGTGA
- the riiad1 gene encoding RIIa domain-containing protein 1 isoform X1 → MAGSGGSGNPEVGGLSAEQQEKLQHFKVQLRNDNERYLKSHPELDVMVGDFLGNVLLKRPTDIHEFAAGYGHQYERYERQRLLLQPESSSGYCLQNERKHGMKQSQQQHKGEAFVKK, encoded by the exons atggccgGAAGTGGAGGATCGGGGAACCCGGAGGTCGGAGGACTGAGtgcggagcagcaggagaagctgcagcactTTAAG GTCCAATTGAGGAACGACAACGAGCGGTATTTGAAATCGCATCCGGAACTGGACGTAATGGTTGGGGACTTTTTAGG AAATGTGCTTCTTAAAAGGCCCACTGACATCCATGAGTTTGCTGCAG GGTACGGACATCAGTACGAGAGATACGAGAGACAAAG actACTTCTCCAACCCGAATCTTCCAGTGGTTATTGCCTccaaaatgaaaggaaacatgGAATGAAACAAAGCCAACAGCAACACAAGGGGGAAgcctttgttaaaaaataa
- the riiad1 gene encoding RIIa domain-containing protein 1 isoform X2 → MAGSGGSGNPEVGGLSAEQQEKLQHFKVQLRNDNERYLKSHPELDVMVGDFLGNVLLKRPTDIHEFAADYFSNPNLPVVIASKMKGNME, encoded by the exons atggccgGAAGTGGAGGATCGGGGAACCCGGAGGTCGGAGGACTGAGtgcggagcagcaggagaagctgcagcactTTAAG GTCCAATTGAGGAACGACAACGAGCGGTATTTGAAATCGCATCCGGAACTGGACGTAATGGTTGGGGACTTTTTAGG AAATGTGCTTCTTAAAAGGCCCACTGACATCCATGAGTTTGCTGCAG actACTTCTCCAACCCGAATCTTCCAGTGGTTATTGCCTccaaaatgaaaggaaacatgGAATGA